The sequence CTATATTATGATCCTTTAATATATGACTTAATGACAAGTTTTCCATCCCAATCATGTTGTGGCTTTTGACAACCTTAGTAGAGATTTTGTCCAAGTACCCTTTTCTTGCATTGGTACTCTTTTCATGATTAGGTACTACTTTTGATAGCAATTTGAGCCACCTATAGTTCGCTTACTTTTATTACATTGTGCTTTAGCTAGCCTTTTAAACAAGAGCATCGAACATGAGCGCAAAATTAAAGGATGAATAGCACTTAACGCCATTCATCCTTTTTATCATTATCTATGAATCCTATAAACTATCCCCAAAATCTTCTCTAAATTTAGCAACTAATTCTTGCTGCCATTGGGAGGTTGTCGTTAATTTTCCAAAGAAGAAACGTAATACACTTGGTTCTTCAACAAATTTAAGCCCGCCGATTAATTTACGGTTTTCATATAACCAGGCAATGCGATCAACGACATAATTTATTTGAGATAAAGTATACACGCGTCTCGGTAAAGCCATACGAACTAATTCCATATGAGATAATGTTTCGTTTCCATTTTCATCGCGCTGTTCGGACATCGTTCCTCTTTCCATCCCACGTGCACCACTTATTATATAAATCGCTGCTGCAAGCGCACCTGCAGGATATTCTGATTGTGGAATGTGGTCAACAAACTCCATTGCATTGATATGACAGCCTAGTCCACCTGCAGGTGTTACGACAGGCACACCTTTCTTCATGAGTTCATTTGACATGTATTCAATAAACTGCGGCCCCTGATTAATCATTTCCTCATCCATCGTTTCTTCAAGACCAACAGCCATGGCTTCCATCTCGCGGACAGACATTCCACCATATGTTAAAAACCCTTCATAAAGTGTGACGTATTCACGCATTTTCATATAAACATCTTTACTGTTTGTACAAATTCCGCCGCCTCTCGCACAACCAAGTTTGCGGGCAGAGAAGTAGATAATATCGCATAAATCAGCAATTTCACGTGTAATTTCACGGATACTCTTATTTTGATAAGTTTCTTCTCTTGTTTTAATAAAATGAAGATTGTCTGCTAATAAACTAGCATCCAGCACTAAAAGGATTCCATATTCATCACATACTTTGCGAACTTCGTGCAGATTTTGAAGGGAATGTGGCTGACCGCCAATCAGATTCGTTCCTGCCTCCATACGGACAAATGGAATGTTCTCCACGCCATTTGTTTCAATTACATCTCTTAATTTAGCAATATCCATATTTCCTTTAAAAGGATCATCACTAGTAATTTTCAAAGCCTCGTCTTTAAATACTTCCTCTACTCGACCACCGTTTACAACAATATGTGATTTCGTTGTAGTGAAATGATAGTTCATTGGAACAACAGAACCTTGTTTGACATACGTTTTTGAAATAATATTTTCACACGCTCTACCTTGGTGAGCAGGAAGAAAATATTCCTTTCCAAAAATCTCTTGGATCTTACTTTCCAATTTTGTAAAAGTAGTGGAGCCTGCATAACTGTCATCGGCTTCGAGCATGGCTGCTTGTTGTTTATCACTCATGGCGTTAACACCACTATCTGTCAGCATATCCATGAAAACATCTTTATTTTTTAATAGAAACGTATTATAACCCGCTTCTTCCATTGCCTCTACCCTTTGTTCAATTGGCGGCAAGTTTAATTTTTGGACAATCCTTACTTTATGCATTTCTAGCGGTACTTCATTCCCGTAATAAAATTTAATCTTACTCATCGCTATGTCTCTCCGATCTATGTATTTTATACCTTATCGCGCTAAAGCGTTTTAGCTTAAAACTATTAAATAATATATTACTATAAATTATAAATTTTTAAAAGAGTATTAGAGTAACTATTTCAAAAACCTTTCGGGGCGTCACTGTGACCCGGCGCGGGGTGGTGATCCGATGTAATCTTGACAGGTTCTTGACATTTCTTAATAAAGTTCTGGAAATTGGTTCGGTATGATAAGGGTGTAAATAGATAAGACAACCTTATTAGGAGATGAAGAATATGAAATGGAATACAATTTTAGTAGCTGGAGCTTTAGTTGGAACGTTTGCATTAGGTGCTATGTTCTCTCCGATCGTTCAATCAGATGCAAGTGTTGACGAAAGAGTTGGGGCACCAGCAATGATGAGAACAGCGACTGACGAGAATGCTTCACAAGCATGGTCCAACCACCATGGATCAGGTCACATGATGGGAGATAACGGTGGAATGGGAATGGGCCACCATTTTAGTGGTTCCATGTCAACGATGATCGCTGAAGCCTTGAATCTCAGCGAAGAAGAGATACAGATTGCACGTA is a genomic window of Niallia sp. XMNu-256 containing:
- a CDS encoding tryptophanase; translation: MSKIKFYYGNEVPLEMHKVRIVQKLNLPPIEQRVEAMEEAGYNTFLLKNKDVFMDMLTDSGVNAMSDKQQAAMLEADDSYAGSTTFTKLESKIQEIFGKEYFLPAHQGRACENIISKTYVKQGSVVPMNYHFTTTKSHIVVNGGRVEEVFKDEALKITSDDPFKGNMDIAKLRDVIETNGVENIPFVRMEAGTNLIGGQPHSLQNLHEVRKVCDEYGILLVLDASLLADNLHFIKTREETYQNKSIREITREIADLCDIIYFSARKLGCARGGGICTNSKDVYMKMREYVTLYEGFLTYGGMSVREMEAMAVGLEETMDEEMINQGPQFIEYMSNELMKKGVPVVTPAGGLGCHINAMEFVDHIPQSEYPAGALAAAIYIISGARGMERGTMSEQRDENGNETLSHMELVRMALPRRVYTLSQINYVVDRIAWLYENRKLIGGLKFVEEPSVLRFFFGKLTTTSQWQQELVAKFREDFGDSL
- a CDS encoding DUF2680 domain-containing protein — translated: MKWNTILVAGALVGTFALGAMFSPIVQSDASVDERVGAPAMMRTATDENASQAWSNHHGSGHMMGDNGGMGMGHHFSGSMSTMIAEALNLSEEEIQIARSEGKSIADLAEEKDISLDELKAKVLEARKADLQQLVKDGDITQEQMDRMVVHMESMAAFALENNEFGHGHMNGRDGMGSGHHMNRGNMPF